The genomic DNA GCCGCCTCGGCCTGCGCGCCGACGACAAGCGCGATATGGCGACCGAGAACATGGCCGAAGCCTCGCGCATCAACGAACAGTTAAAGGCGCACGGCATGTCGCTACTGTCGCTGCAATGCGAGCGCCATGATGCGCGTTTCGGCGACGGGGCGATGGCTTACCAGTTGTGCCCGCTCGATACGCGTTTCAAACGCTAACGAATGCGTGCGGCCTTCGGGCGCGCACTTCGGGGCAGAGCATCGGCAAGCCCTGCCCGTCCGGATCTCACACGGCTCGCGGCGTGGCGTTTCCGCCCTGACTGCTGGTCAAACGCTCATCTTTTGTCGCTGCCCGGCTACGGTAACCGCAGCCGAGCAGAATGCCTGAAAGCAGCACCAGCATATGCCCTTCGGTAAAGTCGAGCAGCATCGAGTTCGCCAGACAGCCGATCGCGAAGGCGGCAAGCCAGGCAAGCAACAGATGACGTGAACGCCGCTCGAGCGAAGCCGCGTCGCGCGCGATCTGCACCAGCAGATTGACGAAGAGCGCGATGCCTAGCCCGCCCAGCTGCACCCCCAGCAACAGATATTCGTTGTGCGGGTTATGTGTCGGCAGGCCTTCCGCGCCGGTCTTGCCGGCAGTCAGTTTCGTGAACTCCGTGCCGAGGCCCGCTGTGCCGTATCCGAAAACCGGGCGCTGCTTGATCAGTTCCAGGCTCTTGCGATACCACTCGAGACGCAAACCCGACGAGGTCACGGCATCGGTCTGGCGGTATTCGCGCACTTCCGAGGCCACCTGCAGCAGACGGCCGCTCGGCACCGAACAGGCTACAATCAGCGTCACCCCCGCCACCGCGACGAGCGCGGCTCCGCACAGCACCGGATGCAGGCGCAGCTGGCTGCGATTAACGAACGACAATCGCACTGCGACGACAAGCAAAAAGATCAGCGCAACGATCTGCGCGGTACGCCCCTGAAGCATGACAAGCACATTGACGAATGCGAGTGCGGCAACCGCTGCCAGAAAAAGGCGCCAACGCGGGCTACGCGCCGCGAACGCAAAATCGGCAGCCTGGTAGAACAGCAGCGCGCTGAGCATGCCGCCGGAAATGCGGTTCTTGAACACCCATGCGCGCGTATCCGGCTCAAGCGGATTATGCGCGGGGCCGAGCGCGGTCAGGCCGATGTAGTTGGTCGTGGAAAGCACCGCGACCACGGCGAGCGTCGCGAACAGGCTGCGGCACACAATGGCCTGCCAATTGGCGTCGGCGTCTTCGAATGCGATAACGGCGAACGGCAGGATCAATAGCTTCAGATATTTACCGAGCCAGGACCAGGCTTCCTGATGCGGCGCCACCGTGTAACCGACGCCCACGACCAGCGCGCCGAACAGCAGCAACGCGGAAAGCGCCGAGCGGTGACGAAGCACCGACGGCAAATTGCGCCAAAACTCGGGAGCGCTAAGCAGCACGAGCACAAAAAGCGCACAGGCGATGTTGGTCACCGCTGTCGATAGAGGCACCATGCAAAGGGCGACGACCGCGCAACAACGCGCCGCCGTGATCCGGTGAGACGGATTTTTTCGGATGTCCTGCATCGATACTTGCAATTCATTGCTCCACTAAAGACGGTGTGTCGATCACATCCGCCGGCTGATTCGGTTCAAGAACGTGCTCCGCTTGATGGAGCCCGCGTTCGGCACGCGTGGTGCCCTGCGCAAGGCGGGCGATCACGCGGTCCTGATTCTGTTTCTCCCGGTCTCGCGCTTCGTGGGGGTGCCACAGATGGAGCACCTCCGTCGCGTAGAATCCGTTCTTTCGCGCGACGCCCGCATTGTGCAGGCGAACCACGAGATCCGCATCTTCATGTCCCCAGCCCGTGAACGTTTCGTCGAAGCCGTTGATCGCTTCGAGATCCGAACGCCACGCGGCCAGATTGCAGGTCTTGATGCCGCGCCAGACGAAACCCTTGACACGGCGTTGAGCGATATCGGGCACCCGTGTGAACAACGGCAGCAACTTGTTGATCTGCCCGGCCGCGCGCTGACGCCACCAGAACCCCGCCGACAGCTGGTAAATGGGCAGGCGCCGCGCGAGCGCCGCTTCAGTCAGCTTCTGGCCAAGCAAGATACGGCTGCCGGTGACGACGGTACGCGGCGCCGCCAGCGCGCGGTGCCGCGCGATGAAATCGCGTTGCGGCACACAATCGCCATCGAGGAAGATCACATACTGCCCGCGCGCGCGCGCAATGCCCTTGTTGCGGCTGGCTGCCGCGCGAAAGCCTTCGTCCGCTTGCCAGACATGGGTAACGGGCACCGGGGCCCGTAGCGCCATGTGCTCGATCATGTCGCGCGTCGGCGCGCCGGAGCCGTCGTCGGCGATCACGATCTCGAAGTTGCGATCGGTCTGCGCGAAGCATCCGTCAAGCACCAGCTGCAGCGCATCGGGACGATTGTAGGTCGTGATGACGACCGTCATCAGGTCGGTGCTCTTTATTATCTGTGTCATTTTTCATTTCTTCTAATTATGCTGATTGGTTGTAGATTGCTTTTGCAATTAACCCGTCAATTCTTTACTTGTTTTTGCCGGCCCCCGCCAGCATTAACTTCAGGTAGCGATAATAGCTGCCTTCCGCATTGGAAATCGCGATTATAAGGCCGGCCCGACCGTCCAGAAACCCTCGCTTAAGCAGGTAACTGCGCACGAAAGTCCAGAAGCCATGCGCCATCGCGCACCCCAGTCCGCCATGCGAGCCTCTCTCGAACCGTTGGCGCGCACCGGCGCTCGAATAAGCGTTGAGCTTATGCAAAACGGTTTCGAAGTCGTCGTAGGAGTAATGCAGCAACTTGCCCGTGAGATTGGCCGCGGGCGATTCGAATATGAGCCGCTCGTGCACGAGATCATCGGAAAAGCGCGCGGCGCCGCGTTTGAAAAGCCGCGGCACCCAATCCGGATACCAGCCGCTATGCCGCATCCAGTGGCCGCAAAAATTCGACAGGCGATCGAGCGCATAGACCTCCGCGCGTGGCGCATCGATTGCGGCGCGAATCGAGGCGGCCAGTTCAGGCGTGACGACTTCGTCTGTGTCGATGGACAGGATCCAGTCGGTCGACAGAGCGGCGACAGCCCGGTTCTTTTGCGGACCGAAACCCGGCCACTCGCGCTCGACGATCACCCGCGCGCCGTGCGCCCCGGCGATGGCCGCCGTGCCGTCGGTGCTGCCGCCGTCGATCACGACGATCTCATCGGCAAAGGCGACGGCTTCAAGGCATTGCGCAAGCCGCGTCGCGCTATTGAGCGCGATCAGCGCAACGCCCAGGCTTGGCCGGGGCGAAGGACGCAACTGTTCGGGCATTGCTCGGCTCTCGATGCAAAAGGAAAGCGAGTATACCGTTGCCTTACTAAAGAAAGATGAGCCAGCGCGGGGCGTGTATTCCTTTCGCGACACCCGGCAATCTGCGTCACGCTGGCTCGTCAAGTTCCGCCGCTGCTAAAATGCCGGATTTGCCGAACCCATTTCCATCCCCATTTCGACGCTTTTAATGACGGATTTGATACCGGGCGGGCTCGAAACATTATCTGTGGGCAATCCATGAAGCGAATCCTTGTCATCAAAGTCACGTCGCTGGGCGACGTCATTCAGGCGCAACCCGTCGTTGCCGACCTGAAGCGCGCTTTTCCCGGCGTGGTAGTCGACTGGGCATGCGATGAAGTGTTCGCGGATGTCGCGCTCTGGAATGCAGGCGTCGACCGCGTGCATTGCGCGCCGCTGCGCCGCTTTAAAAAGGCGCGCCGCTGGGCCGATTTCAAGGCGATTTTTGCGTCGATATCCGATTTGCGCGCGCACCGCTACGACGCGGTGATGGACATTCACGGCGTCTATAAAAGCGCAATCATTGCGTTTCTCACGCGCTCGGCGCGGCGCTACGGCTATCACTCGAAGAATCTAGGAGAACAGGGCGCGGCGTTTGCCTATACGGACCGCTTCGTGCCGCGGCAGGACGTCAATGCGTGGCAAGGCATGCGCGACACGGTAGCCGATGCGCTCGGCTATCGCGCCGACAGTCCGGCCGTGTACAACCTGCGGATTCCTCAGCCGGCTCAACCGATCGTCGATACGGGCGGCGTGCCGATCGCCTTGCTGTTTCACGCGACGTCGAAGGACGACAAGAAATGGCCCACCGACCGCTGGGTCGCGGTGGCAAAGGAACTGCACCAGCGCGGGTT from Paraburkholderia edwinii includes the following:
- the waaC gene encoding lipopolysaccharide heptosyltransferase I, translated to MKRILVIKVTSLGDVIQAQPVVADLKRAFPGVVVDWACDEVFADVALWNAGVDRVHCAPLRRFKKARRWADFKAIFASISDLRAHRYDAVMDIHGVYKSAIIAFLTRSARRYGYHSKNLGEQGAAFAYTDRFVPRQDVNAWQGMRDTVADALGYRADSPAVYNLRIPQPAQPIVDTGGVPIALLFHATSKDDKKWPTDRWVAVAKELHQRGFHVALPWGSPSEREEALKIIEQAPQAHLLPQLSVTAIAQLIDASALVVGVDTGFAHLAHALGKRTVMIFTVTSSVHSGNQAPYRSTSIGGDGVVPTVAEVVEAIDYVHSSPPADGGEVGSPARMESAVRS
- a CDS encoding glycosyltransferase family 2 protein produces the protein MPEQLRPSPRPSLGVALIALNSATRLAQCLEAVAFADEIVVIDGGSTDGTAAIAGAHGARVIVEREWPGFGPQKNRAVAALSTDWILSIDTDEVVTPELAASIRAAIDAPRAEVYALDRLSNFCGHWMRHSGWYPDWVPRLFKRGAARFSDDLVHERLIFESPAANLTGKLLHYSYDDFETVLHKLNAYSSAGARQRFERGSHGGLGCAMAHGFWTFVRSYLLKRGFLDGRAGLIIAISNAEGSYYRYLKLMLAGAGKNK
- a CDS encoding glycosyltransferase family 2 protein, which gives rise to MTQIIKSTDLMTVVITTYNRPDALQLVLDGCFAQTDRNFEIVIADDGSGAPTRDMIEHMALRAPVPVTHVWQADEGFRAAASRNKGIARARGQYVIFLDGDCVPQRDFIARHRALAAPRTVVTGSRILLGQKLTEAALARRLPIYQLSAGFWWRQRAAGQINKLLPLFTRVPDIAQRRVKGFVWRGIKTCNLAAWRSDLEAINGFDETFTGWGHEDADLVVRLHNAGVARKNGFYATEVLHLWHPHEARDREKQNQDRVIARLAQGTTRAERGLHQAEHVLEPNQPADVIDTPSLVEQ
- a CDS encoding O-antigen ligase family protein gives rise to the protein MVPLSTAVTNIACALFVLVLLSAPEFWRNLPSVLRHRSALSALLLFGALVVGVGYTVAPHQEAWSWLGKYLKLLILPFAVIAFEDADANWQAIVCRSLFATLAVVAVLSTTNYIGLTALGPAHNPLEPDTRAWVFKNRISGGMLSALLFYQAADFAFAARSPRWRLFLAAVAALAFVNVLVMLQGRTAQIVALIFLLVVAVRLSFVNRSQLRLHPVLCGAALVAVAGVTLIVACSVPSGRLLQVASEVREYRQTDAVTSSGLRLEWYRKSLELIKQRPVFGYGTAGLGTEFTKLTAGKTGAEGLPTHNPHNEYLLLGVQLGGLGIALFVNLLVQIARDAASLERRSRHLLLAWLAAFAIGCLANSMLLDFTEGHMLVLLSGILLGCGYRSRAATKDERLTSSQGGNATPRAV